In one window of uncultured Fretibacterium sp. DNA:
- a CDS encoding FRG domain-containing protein encodes MESPVTLRSIPEVIDYILSLSPAEGNVLYFRGESRDYGDTACVPFVYRNREKLEHEHIILREMQRFNDHEFTDDRTVFDRLARMQHHKAPTRLLDISEDILSSLYFALDGQERMRKEGKRDTASSPVIFVFEVEKNAIKFYDSDSVSVLSNLAALPLESSDGSPIEKSKARLHKDAKTFLKNKDAFNETQSVKFLLHEIRDEKPHFEPIIDPQHIFSVFCVKPKYTSRRIRGQKGALLLFGLAPDNHAEPIRVLDSANWTRDRSPIRKVYKIKLAPSITFRDLEKLGITKPYMYPELDGVAEYLSCL; translated from the coding sequence ATGGAATCCCCCGTCACGCTCAGGAGCATTCCTGAAGTCATCGATTACATTCTGAGCCTGTCCCCCGCCGAGGGGAACGTGCTTTACTTTCGCGGAGAATCCAGGGACTACGGCGACACTGCCTGTGTCCCCTTCGTCTATCGGAACAGGGAAAAGCTGGAGCACGAACACATCATCCTGCGTGAGATGCAGCGTTTCAACGACCATGAGTTTACTGACGACAGGACGGTCTTCGACAGGCTGGCGCGGATGCAGCACCACAAGGCCCCTACCAGACTGCTGGATATCAGCGAGGACATCCTGAGCTCTCTCTATTTCGCCCTGGACGGGCAGGAAAGAATGAGGAAAGAAGGCAAAAGAGACACGGCATCCTCTCCCGTCATTTTCGTGTTTGAGGTGGAGAAGAACGCCATCAAGTTTTACGACTCCGACTCCGTCAGCGTGCTTTCCAACCTCGCGGCCCTGCCGTTGGAAAGCTCTGACGGTTCCCCAATCGAAAAGTCCAAAGCCCGTCTCCATAAAGATGCCAAGACTTTTCTCAAAAACAAGGATGCCTTCAACGAAACGCAAAGCGTCAAGTTTCTGCTGCATGAGATACGGGACGAAAAACCCCATTTTGAACCCATCATCGATCCACAGCATATTTTTTCGGTGTTCTGCGTCAAACCCAAGTACACAAGCCGGCGGATACGAGGACAAAAAGGAGCGTTGCTGCTTTTTGGCCTGGCCCCGGATAACCACGCTGAGCCGATCAGGGTGCTGGACAGCGCAAACTGGACGCGGGACCGAAGCCCCATCCGAAAGGTGTACAAAATCAAACTGGCCCCCAGCATCACGTTCAGGGACCTGGAGAAGCTGGGCATCACCAAGCCGTACATGTATCCCGAGCTGGACGGGGTTGCGGAGTACTTGTCATGCTTATGA